The following are encoded together in the Mesoterricola sediminis genome:
- the meaB gene encoding methylmalonyl Co-A mutase-associated GTPase MeaB, whose product MEHAHPLLEPLLAGQTRALARAISWMENGHPDARHLMAQVWPHLGRARVLGLTGAPGSGKSTLTDQLARTLRAEGRKVGILAVDPTSPFSGGAILGDRIRMGRIAADPGIFIRSMATRGALGGLARATQDAIDLLDAAGFDDVLVETVGVGQDEVDVVSCVHTCCVVLVPGMGDEIQAIKAGIMEVADLFVVNKADRDGADKVEQEIEAMKALGSSKAWDPPALRTVAAQGEGVRELLAKVREHQDWLTAHGGLQAKARERARLRFGSLLAEEAARRARARAGEDRVRDLVDAIAAQRMDPYAAVEAVLGY is encoded by the coding sequence ATGGAACATGCGCACCCCCTCCTGGAACCCCTGCTGGCGGGCCAGACCCGGGCACTCGCCCGGGCGATCTCCTGGATGGAAAACGGGCACCCGGACGCTCGGCACCTCATGGCCCAGGTCTGGCCCCACCTGGGGCGGGCCCGGGTCCTGGGCCTGACCGGGGCGCCGGGCAGCGGCAAGTCCACCTTGACCGACCAGCTGGCCCGGACCCTGCGGGCCGAGGGCCGGAAGGTGGGGATCCTGGCCGTGGACCCCACCTCCCCCTTCAGCGGCGGGGCCATCCTGGGCGACCGCATCCGCATGGGCCGCATCGCGGCCGATCCCGGGATCTTCATCCGCTCCATGGCCACCCGGGGAGCCCTCGGCGGCCTCGCCCGGGCCACCCAGGACGCCATCGACCTCCTGGACGCGGCGGGCTTCGACGACGTGCTGGTGGAGACGGTGGGCGTGGGCCAGGACGAGGTGGATGTGGTGAGCTGCGTCCACACCTGCTGCGTGGTGCTGGTGCCGGGCATGGGGGACGAGATCCAGGCCATCAAGGCCGGCATCATGGAGGTGGCCGACCTCTTCGTGGTGAACAAGGCCGACCGGGACGGGGCGGACAAGGTGGAGCAGGAGATCGAGGCCATGAAGGCCCTGGGCTCCTCCAAGGCCTGGGACCCGCCCGCGCTGAGGACCGTCGCCGCCCAGGGCGAGGGGGTGCGGGAACTGCTGGCCAAGGTCCGGGAGCACCAGGACTGGCTCACCGCCCACGGCGGCCTCCAGGCCAAGGCGCGGGAGCGGGCCCGGCTGCGCTTCGGCAGCCTCCTGGCGGAGGAGGCCGCCCGCCGCGCCCGCGCCAGGGCGGGGGAGGACCGGGTCCGGGACCTGGTGGACGCCATCGCCGCCCAGCGCATGGACCCCTACGCCGCCGTCGAGGCCGTACTTGGATATTGA
- a CDS encoding DMT family transporter, whose product MPYAGELAALLTAVCWSINSVCFTLAGRRVGSPAVNASRLFMALAMLLVVHQLLYGTPFPFHAGGARLAALGVSGLIGFALGDALLFEAFLLLGARVAMLLMTLSPVFSALLAWAFLGQTLSPLKLAAIAATLGGIAWVVAEGSDGATGTHGGARSLGVLLGIGGALGQSVGLILSEYGMRGGLPSLSANLVRVVAGTAAISLWFLVRGQFLDQARRLRDVRASVLIFVGAVTGPFIGVVLSLYAITHASMGVAATLMSLSPVILLPLSVFVFRERVSPRAWAGTVVSLAGAAALFWV is encoded by the coding sequence ATGCCCTACGCCGGAGAATTGGCAGCCCTGTTGACGGCCGTTTGCTGGTCCATCAATTCCGTATGCTTCACCCTGGCCGGGCGGCGCGTTGGATCGCCGGCGGTGAACGCCTCCCGCCTCTTCATGGCCCTGGCCATGCTCCTCGTGGTGCACCAGCTCCTGTACGGCACGCCCTTCCCCTTCCACGCGGGCGGCGCCCGGCTCGCCGCCCTGGGCGTCTCAGGCCTCATCGGCTTCGCCCTGGGGGACGCCCTGCTCTTCGAGGCCTTCCTCCTCCTGGGGGCTCGGGTGGCCATGCTGCTCATGACCCTCTCCCCCGTCTTCAGCGCCCTCCTCGCCTGGGCCTTCCTGGGCCAGACCCTCTCCCCGCTGAAACTGGCCGCCATCGCCGCCACCCTCGGGGGCATCGCCTGGGTGGTGGCGGAGGGGTCGGACGGCGCCACCGGGACCCACGGCGGGGCCCGGAGCCTGGGCGTCCTCCTGGGCATCGGCGGCGCCCTGGGCCAGTCCGTGGGCTTGATCCTCTCCGAGTACGGCATGCGGGGCGGCCTCCCCTCCCTCTCCGCGAACCTGGTCCGCGTGGTGGCCGGCACCGCCGCCATCAGCCTGTGGTTCCTCGTCCGCGGCCAGTTCCTGGACCAGGCCCGGCGCCTGCGGGACGTCCGCGCCTCCGTGCTCATCTTCGTGGGCGCGGTCACGGGCCCCTTCATCGGCGTGGTCCTCTCCCTCTACGCCATCACCCACGCCTCCATGGGCGTGGCGGCCACCCTCATGTCCCTGTCGCCGGTGATCCTCCTGCCCCTGTCGGTCTTCGTCTTCCGCGAGCGGGTCTCGCCCCGCGCCTGGGCGGGCACCGTGGTCTCCCTCGCGGGGGCCGCCGCCCTGTTCTGGGTCTAG
- a CDS encoding response regulator, with the protein MPSDFFQLDDAATIRMVFQRLCRAGGEISMRVEGREWSFPIFEEVEGRIVVGITSQERTRWNMRVGDHYRMTVFDRGRKFQGTVEIADFGVQDGSECAFIEQPRVLKGRDYRGVADFVPEKLFKAVFTSPSMDFCDARIRAMGGEGVQLPLYGTGAVKEGQLKPDTPTTLELSLDLEAKFVLAAMCDSMEEGVACLRFREKPDAQVLRDYRLWLNEAMIAQDRKDRELFQSRGIRADRSAGGVKRSAPTLQVLVEKDPLVLVVGEPPFSQRLGEALGRKYGVAGLDYARGEFKGLLGPLGVEGAAWGRVRLVIVHQRLRAMSGMELASRLLKDGPLPVPLLVAGTEEDAPLKRARAQAMGAADFVVVDPFRILSVLQSVDQAYRQSS; encoded by the coding sequence ATGCCGTCCGACTTCTTCCAGCTCGACGACGCCGCGACCATCCGGATGGTCTTCCAGCGCCTCTGCCGCGCGGGCGGGGAAATTTCCATGCGGGTGGAAGGCCGGGAGTGGTCCTTCCCGATCTTCGAGGAGGTGGAGGGCCGCATCGTCGTGGGCATCACCTCCCAGGAGCGGACCCGCTGGAACATGCGGGTGGGCGACCACTACCGCATGACGGTCTTCGACCGGGGGCGGAAGTTCCAGGGCACGGTCGAGATCGCGGACTTCGGCGTCCAGGACGGTTCCGAATGCGCCTTCATCGAGCAGCCCCGCGTCCTCAAGGGCCGCGACTACCGGGGCGTCGCCGACTTCGTGCCCGAGAAGCTGTTCAAGGCCGTCTTCACGAGCCCCAGCATGGACTTCTGCGACGCCCGGATCCGGGCCATGGGCGGCGAGGGCGTCCAGCTGCCCCTCTACGGCACCGGCGCGGTGAAGGAGGGCCAGCTCAAGCCGGACACCCCCACCACCCTGGAGCTGTCCCTGGACCTGGAGGCCAAGTTCGTGCTGGCCGCGATGTGCGACTCCATGGAGGAGGGCGTCGCCTGCCTCCGCTTCCGGGAGAAGCCCGACGCGCAGGTGCTGCGCGACTACCGCCTCTGGCTGAACGAGGCGATGATCGCCCAGGACCGCAAGGACCGGGAGCTGTTCCAGAGCCGGGGCATCCGGGCGGACCGCTCCGCCGGCGGCGTGAAGCGCTCGGCGCCCACCCTCCAGGTGCTGGTGGAGAAGGATCCCCTCGTCCTCGTGGTCGGGGAGCCCCCCTTCTCCCAGCGCCTGGGCGAGGCCCTGGGCCGCAAGTACGGCGTGGCGGGGCTGGACTACGCCCGGGGCGAGTTCAAGGGGCTCCTGGGTCCCCTGGGCGTGGAGGGCGCCGCCTGGGGCCGGGTGCGCCTCGTGATCGTCCACCAGCGGCTGCGGGCCATGAGCGGCATGGAGCTGGCCTCCAGGCTCCTCAAGGACGGCCCCCTCCCGGTGCCCCTCCTCGTGGCCGGCACCGAGGAGGACGCGCCCCTGAAGCGCGCCCGCGCCCAGGCCATGGGGGCCGCCGACTTCGTCGTCGTGGACCCCTTCCGGATCCTCTCCGTCCTCCAGAGCGTGGACCAGGCCTACCGGCAGTCCTCCTAG